The following proteins are co-located in the Ascochyta rabiei chromosome 8, complete sequence genome:
- a CDS encoding RING-type E3 ubiquitin transferase has product MLCAISGEAPREAVASRKSGNVFEKRLIEAHIAENHTDPVTGEDLAVEDLIELKSPQVVAPRPPNLTSIPALLSAFQNEWDAIVLETHTLKQQLAQTRQELSTALYQNDAATRVVARLTRERDEAREALSNVTISGGGSNGDAMQVDGQALPEELVAKVDETQQQLFATRRKRPVPEGWATGEDISTFDVTSSSEPLYAGSSAVSVDESGDLALFGGADGVAGVYSTSQQKVVQVLKAGSPVTATTWWGSRAVVATAAGTVKIFEDGNEIAQLGSHAGAITSLSLHPSGSILASGAADKRVAYYDLSTFKTVSQIYTEADITSCSFHVDGLLFFVGSSDGKVRIFDVKTGAPMAELDTGAPVAAISFSENGTWFAVAQKGSSQVSVWDIRKQNVIKVLEAGSPVENVKWDYTGQFLAAAGSGSISVQQYTKSSKSWSEPVRKAVPAKDVAWGANAGSLVALTSEGGLSILSSA; this is encoded by the exons ATGCTTTGCGCCATATCTGGAGAAGCTCCACGAGAAGCTGTTGCGTCGCGCAAGAGCGGCAATGTTTTCGAAAAGCGCCTGATCGAGGCTCACATTGCCGAAAACCACACCGACCCTGTAACAGGCGAAGACCTCGCAGTCGAGGACCTCATCGAACTCAAATCGCCGCAAGTCGTTGCGCCCCGTCCACCGAACCTCACATCGATACCCGCTCTCCTGAGCGCCTTCCAGAACGAGTGGGATGCCATCGTACTCGAGACACACACGCTCAAGCAGCAACTGGCGCAGACACGACAGGAGCTCAGCACAGCGCTTTACCAGAACGATGCTGCGACTCGCGTGGTTGCGAGGTTGACGCGCGAGCGGGACGAGGCACGAGAGGCGCTATCGAACGTCACCATCAGCGGCGGTGGCAGCAACGGTGATGCTATGCAGGTTGATGGTCAAGCGCTGCCCGAGGAGCTTGTCGCCAAGGTTGATGAGACACAGCAACA GCTCTTTGCGACGCGCCGAAAGCGACCTGTACCTGAGGGCTGGGCTACAGGCGAGGACATTTCCACATTCGACGTTACCTCCTCGAGCGAGCCTCTATACGCCGGAAGCAGCGCGGTCTCTGTCGATGAATCGGGCGACTTGGCACTTTTTGGCGGAGCAGATGGCGTTGCGGGCGTCTACTCAACGTCCCAGCAGAAGGTGGTGCAGGTGCTCAAGGCTGGTAGCCCCGTCACTGCTACAACGTGGTGGGGATCGCGTGCAGTTGTTGCCACTGCGGCTGGGACAGTCAAGATCTTCGAAGATGGCAACGAGATCGCGCAGCTTGGCTCGCATGCTGGTGCAATTACATCGCTCTCTCTCCACCCCAGTGGATCTATCTTGGCGTCCGGAGCCGCGGATAAGCGTGTGGCTTACTACGACCTTTCGACATTCAAGACCGTCTCCCAAATTTACACTGAAGCGGACATTACATCCTGCTCCTTCCACGTCGACGgtctcctcttcttcgtgGGTAGCTCGGACGGCAAGGTCCGCATCTTTGATGTCAAGACCGGCGCTCCAATGGCTGAGCTCGACACCGGCGCGCCTGTCGCCGCTATTTCCTTCTCTGAGAACGGCACTTGGTTTGCGGTTGCCCAGAAGGGGTCGAGCCAGGTTTCTGTCTGGGACATCAGGAAGCAGAATGTTATCAAGGTTCTTGAAGCTGGCAGCCCTGTCGAGAACGTCAAGTGGGACTACACTGGCCAGTTCCTGGCCGCTGCCGGCTCGGGCAGCATCTCGGTGCAGCAGTACACCAAATCGTCAAAGAGCTGGTCTGAGCCAGTACGCAAGGCCGTACCGGCCAAGGACGTTGCTTGGGGCGCGAATGCAGGAAGCTTGGTTGCTCTGACATCAGAGGGTGGATTGAGCATCTTGAGCTCGGCATGA
- a CDS encoding Very-long-chain (3R)-3-hydroxyacyl-CoA dehydratase — MPPKQPSPNFPREQRPPRARPASSPVKNTYLLAYNAVSAALWAGVLYQTVTIGAHEVQTARKAGSFFGRNDLQSAAAGLASGRVFNELEQYTRIVQSLAGLEVLHSLVGIVRAPLITTLMQVSSRFLLVWGIAYNFPATTQHSPAYSTMLLAWSFTEVVRYSYFVFTLSGLGVPSLLSFLRYNTFMILYPLGISSECWLVYQAIPAAKLVDEKIPYVLWAILAIYVPGSYVLFTHMLKQRKRVQRQA; from the exons ATGCCGCCCAAACAACCTTCTCCGAACTTTCCTCGGGAACAGCGTCCCCCCAGAGCACGCCCTGCGTCTTCGCCCGTCAAGAACACCTATCTACTTGCCTACAACGCTGTCTCCGCCGCGCTATGGGCAGGCGTACTCTACCAGACCGTCACAATCGGTGCGCATGAGGTTCAAACTGCGCGCAAAGCCGGTAGCTTCTTCGGTCGTAACGACTTGCAGAGCGCCGCTGCAGGATTAGCTAGCGGAAGGGTGTTCAACGAGCTTGAGCAGTACACGAGAATTGTGCAGAGTCTGGCTGGGCTGGAGGTGCTTCACAGCCTTGTTG GCATCGTACGAGCACCACTCATTACAACCCTGATGCAAGTATCATCTCGCTTCCTCCTCGTATGGGGAATTGCCTACAACTTCCCCGCCACGACCCAGCACAGCCCGGCATATAGCACCATGCTGCTTGCCTGGTCCTTTACCGAAGTCGTACGCTACAGCTACTTCGTCTTCACGCTCTCCGGCCTCGGCGTGCCCTCCCTGCTCTCCTTCCTACGCTACAACACATTCATGATCCTGTACCCTCTCGGCATCTCAAGTGAATGCTGGCTTGTCTACCAAGCTATTCCGGCTGCGAAGCTGGTCGACGAGAAGATCCCGTACGTGCTGTGGGCGATTCTGGCCATCTACGTGCCAGGGAGCTATGTCTTGTTCACACACATGTTGAAGCAGAGGAAGAGGGTGCAGAGGCAGGCGTGA
- a CDS encoding Alpha-glucosidase, protein MIGKGLILLGSALPVFAASLVKRQSSSLESCPGYTASNIQNNGARVTADLALAGTACNVYGDDLTDLKLEVEYQTESRLHVKIYDSAEQVFQIQESVWPRPQGDDGFDPASSALVFSHTESPFSFTIARRDTNETIFDTSAASLVFETQYLRLRTKLPEAPNIYGLGESTDSFHLNTTNYTRTLWNRDAYGTPPGTNLYGSHPVYFDHRGEKGTHGVLLASSQGMDIKIDDSDGQFLEYNALGGVVDLYFLAGPTPKEVAIQYSALSGTAAMMPYWGFGFHQCKYGYRDVWEVAEVVANYTQANIPMEVMWTDIDYMELRRLFTLDPERYPLELVRGLVDYLHAHQQHYIVMVNSAVWAGDNDVYNEGVEQNVWQIRENGSIYQGAVWPGPTVFPDWFHPNTQDYWNSQFEQFFDPAKGVDIDGLWNDMNEPANFCSYPCPDPVAYSEESKNPPEPPPVRPGGPGREIPGFPAGFQPGSGTNATKRTLQSRQFNSKLSMVKRSVHARQSNGTTARLGLPGRDLINPAYEIQNAAGTISNKTMDTDIRNYDGSYHYDTHNFWGSLMSIASRESMLQRRPERRPFLITRSTFVGLGKYVGKWLGDNVSTWEQYRFSIGGILNFASIFQIPMVGPDICGFAGNTTETLCARWATLGAFYPFMRNHAGDTSISQEFYRWPLTRAAASNAIAIRYRLLDYIYTAFHRQTETGLPLLNPLFFHYPEDANTFGIEYQFFYGDDILVSPVLEENSTSVSIYLPNGIFYDWWTLEQIQGKGSHINLTDVGFDSIPLHIRGGAILPLRAESANTTTELRKQDFVIWIAPNSTNQAYGTLYLDDGDSLEQDGTSEIVFTYDNGKFSMKGDFGYDTDVQVKNITLLGANGQQTLQGPVPLTGEYSVTFNGTGGNYTGGGSPQQFEGKATRNSVGALIGAAAGAALLAL, encoded by the exons ATGATCGGCAAAGGTCTCATCCTCCTGGGGTCGGCGTTGCCTGTCTTCGCCGCATCGCTTGTCAAGAGGCAGAGCTCCTCTCTTGAAAGTTGTCCCGGATACACCGCAAGCAACATTCAGAACAATGGCGCGAGAGTCACTGCGGATCTTGCTCTTGCAGGCACGGCATGCAACGTCTACGGTGATGATTTGACCGATCTGAAGCTAGAAGTGGAATACCAAACTG AAAGTCGATTGCATGTCAAGATTTACGATTCTGCAGAGCAGGTCTTCCAAATCCAGGAATCTGTCTGGCCTAGACCTCAGGGTGACGATGGTTTCGATCCTGCCAGCTCAGCTCTTGTTTTCTCACACACGGAGAGCCCGTTCTCCTTTACAATCGCTCGCAGAGACACCAATGAGACCATCTTCGATACTTCTGCAGCAAGCTTGGTATTTGAGACGCAGTATCTCCGTCTCAGGACCAAGCTGCCCGAAGCCCCCAACATTTATGGCCTGGGCGAGTCTACTGATTCTTTCCATTTGAACACTACCAACTACACTCGAACT CTGTGGAACCGTGACGCTTATGGAACTCCTCCAGGAACGAACCTTTATGGATCTCACCCTGTGTACTTCGACCACCGTGGCGAAAAAGGTACTCACGGGGTACTCCTTGCCAGCTCTCAGGGTATGGACATTAAGATCGATGATTCTGATGGTCAATTCCTCGAGTACAATGCACTTGGCGGTGTTGTGGACTTGTACTTCTTGGCGGGTCCAACACCCAAAGAGGTGGCTATTCAGTACTCTGCCTTGTCCGGGACCGCTGCCATGATGCCTTACTGGGGGTTCGGTTTCCATCAGTGCAAGTATGGTTACCGCGATGTGTGGGAGGTTGCCGAAGTCGTGGCCAACTACACCCAAGCCAACATCCCAATGGAAGTCATGTGGACTGACATTGACTACATGGAGCTCCGTCGATTGTTCACACTAGATCCTGAACGCTACCCGTTGGAGCTGGTACGTGGTCTGGTTGATTACCTGCATGCTCACCAGCAGCACTACATTGTTATGGTCAATTCCGCTGTATGGGCGGGCGATAACGATGTCTACAACGAAGGGGTTGAGCAAAACGTATGGCAAATCCGTGAAAACGGCTCCATCTACCAGGGCGCTGTCTGGCCAGGCCCAACTGTCTTTCCTGACTGGTTCCACCCTAACACCCAGGACTACTGGAACAGCCAGTTTGAGCAGTTCTTCGATCCTGCAAAAGGTGTTGACATTGACGGACTCTGGAACGATATGAATGAGCCTGCCAACTTCTGCTCATACCCATGCCCCGACCCTGTAGCCTACTCGGAGGAATCTAAGAACCCCCCAGAGCCTCCGCCAGTTCGCCCCGGTGGACCTGGCCGTGAGATTCCTGGGTTCCCTGCTGGCTTCCAACCTGGATCTGGTACCAACGCTACGAAACGCACGCTTCAGTCTCGCCAATTCAATTCAAAGCTGTCAATGGTCAAGCGCTCTGTGCATGCACGCCAGTCCAACGGGACGACCGCTCGTCTTGGTCTACCAGGCCGTGATCTTATCAATCCCGCGTATGAGATCCAGAACGCTGCTGGAACCATCAGCAACAAAACGATGGACACCGATATTCGCAACTACGATGGATCTTACCACTACGACACCCACAACTTCTGGGGTTCGCTCATGTCGATTGCGTCGAGGGAGTCTATGTTGCAGCGACGACCAGAGCGCCGTCCTTTCTTGATCACACGATCGACA TTCGTTGGCCTCGGAAAGTATGTAGGCAAGTGGCTCGGCGATAACGTCAGCACATGGGAGCAATACCGTTTCAGTATTGGCGGAATCCTCAACTTCGCTTCCATCTTTCAGATCCCAATGGTTGGACCCGATATCTGTGGTTTTGCCGGTAACACTACCGAGACTCTCTGCGCTCGCTGGGCCACCCTTGGAGCGTTCTACCCGTTCATGAGGAATCACGCAGGCGACACCTCCATCTCCCAAGAATTCTACCGCTGGCCCCTAACCCGCGCTGCAGCGAGCAATGCTATCGCTATTCGCTATCGCCTGCTCGACTACATCTATACCGCCTTCCACCGCCAGACTGAGACCGGTCTTCCGCTACTGAACCCACTGTTCTTCCACTACCCAGAGGACGCCAACACTTTCGGGATTGAGTACCAGTTCTTCTACGGCGACGACATTCTTGTCTCGCCTGTGCTGGAAGAGAACAGCACTTCCGTCAGCATCTACCTGCCCAACGGCATCTTCTACGACTGGTGGACACTCGAGCAGATCCAAGGCAAGGGTTCACATATTAACCTCACCGATGTAGGCTTCGATTCCATCCCACTGCACATCCGTGGTGGCGCCATCCTACCTCTGCGTGCCGAGTCAGCAAACACAACCACGGAGCTGCGCAAGCAAGACTTTGTGATCTGGATTGCGCCAAACTCCACCAACCAGGCCTACGGAACGCTGTATCTCGATGATGGCGATAGTCTGGAGCAGGACGGCACGAGCGAGATCGTCTTTACGTACGACAACGGCAAATTCAGCATGAAAGGCGACTTTGGCTACGACACCGATGTCCAGGTCAAGAACATCACGCTGCTCGGTGCGAATGGCCAACAAACGCTTCAGGGCCCTGTGCCTTTGACTGGAGAGTACAGTGTCACGTTCAACGGCACTGGTGGTAACTACACCGGCGGTGGCAGCCCGCAGCAGTTCGAAGGTAAAGCGACAAGGAACAGTGTCGGTGCGCTTATCGGCGCTGCTGCCGGCGCCGCGTTGTTGGCTTTGTAG
- a CDS encoding 25S rRNA (uracil(2843)-N(3))-methyltransferase — protein sequence MPAPQKSRVTGIKNARGKSSKLRSTQEQQPKVVEEKSLETRIPPETQQLILNLFRNSFRERLESDVQPLLQEVKGHLFDRNFKKAFGREDYLEAYAARWSPSRALGYLGVLWRMRETLGLAGHALNENEGEADKSWKVVCLGGGAGAEIATLGGLQKLLSDEQQEQEEEQSCSKNMDVVAVDSADWTKVVEQLSEHITTPPPLSKYASAAVKAANKPLADPSTFKTTFHQHDVLTMDSKTLSAVLDSADLVTLMFTLNELYSASVSLTQQFLLRMTEALKPGAMLLVVDSPGSYSTVSLNGADKNYPMQWLLDHTLLADTSGGKAKEEVRKWEKVQEDDSRWFRLDDRLEYPIELENMRMQLHLYQRL from the coding sequence ATGCCAGCACCACAAAAGTCTCGAGTAACGGGCATCAAAAACGCCAGAGGAAAGTCTTCCAAATTGCGGTCGACACAGGAGCAGCAGCCTAAAGTGGTAGAGGAGAAGAGCCTGGAGACAAGAATTCCACCAGAGACCCAGCAGCTTATTCTGAACCTCTTCAGAAATTCGTTCCGAGAACGCTTGGAGAGCGATGTTCAGCCATTACTGCAGGAAGTGAAGGGGCATTTGTTTGACCGGAATTTCAAAAAAGCTTTTGGCAGAGAGGATTATCTCGAGGCTTACGCAGCCAGATGGAGTCCCAGTCGTGCGTTGGGGTACTTGGGGGTGCTTTGGAGGATGAGGGAAACCCTAGGTCTGGCTGGGCATGCGCTAAATGAGAACGAAGGTGAAGCGGACAAGAGCTGGAAAGTCGTGTGTCTGGGTGGCGGTGCGGGTGCTGAGATTGCAACGTTGGGTGGACTGCAAAAGCTACTCTCTGATGAGCAACAAGAGCAAGAGGAAGAGCAAAGTTGCTCAAAGAACATGGATGTGGTTGCGGTTGACAGCGCCGACTGGACTAAAGTCGTTGAGCAGCTTTCGGAGCACATTACCACGCCCCCACCACTCTCGAAGTATGCGTCGGCTGCTGTAAAAGCTGCAAACAAACCACTTGCCGACCCATCCACTTTCAAGACAACATTTCACCAACACGACGTTCTGACAATGGATTCCAAGACCTTGTCTGCGGTGCTCGACAGTGCAGACCTGGTCACGCTCATGTTCACGCTCAACGAACTATACTCGGCctctgtttctttaacaCAGCAATTTCTGTTGAGAATGACTGAAGCTTTGAAACCTGGAGCAATGTTGTTAGTCGTTGACAGCCCGGGTAGCTACTCAACAGTCAGCCTCAACGGGGCCGACAAGAACTATCCGATGCAGTGGTTGTTAGACCACACCCTACTAGCAGACACTTCTGGCGGAAAGGCAAAAGAGGAGGTGAGGAAGTGGGAGAAGGTACAAGAGGACGATAGCAGATGGTTCAGGCTGGACGATCGACTGGAGTATCCGATTGAGCTGGAGAATATGCGCATGCAGCTTCATCTCTACCAGCGACTCTGA